A genomic region of Mesorhizobium sp. NZP2077 contains the following coding sequences:
- a CDS encoding transposase, translating into MTISELTLKSRDEEPVRRLEIFTGSGRRREWLPEEKARIVAESYDAGETVSAVARRHALSPQQLFAWRRSARVPLANAPAPEPLFVPAVVAAQEPEPAGKRARSTRKRKAAREGGVIELEIDGVAMRVGRGADARTVAAVIRALKAPS; encoded by the coding sequence ATGACGATTTCAGAGCTTACGCTTAAGTCCAGGGACGAGGAGCCGGTTCGACGGCTTGAGATATTCACGGGTTCTGGACGGCGGCGCGAATGGTTGCCGGAGGAGAAGGCGCGGATCGTGGCGGAAAGCTACGATGCTGGCGAGACCGTGAGCGCGGTGGCTCGGCGACATGCATTGTCCCCGCAGCAGCTGTTCGCCTGGCGCCGGTCCGCGCGGGTGCCGTTGGCGAATGCGCCAGCACCGGAGCCGTTGTTTGTTCCAGCGGTGGTCGCGGCACAGGAGCCCGAACCGGCGGGGAAGCGCGCGAGATCGACACGGAAGCGGAAGGCCGCGCGAGAAGGCGGCGTGATAGAGCTGGAGATTGACGGCGTCGCCATGCGGGTCGGTCGTGGCGCCGACGCCAGGACGGTGGCGGCGGTGATCCGTGCGCTGAAGGCGCCGTCGTGA